One part of the Cinclus cinclus chromosome 20, bCinCin1.1, whole genome shotgun sequence genome encodes these proteins:
- the CHMP6 gene encoding charged multivesicular body protein 6, giving the protein MGNLFGRKRRSRVTEQDRAVLQLKQQRDKLRQYQKRLSLGLERERALARQLLRDGKKEKAMLLLKKKRYQEQLLDKTENQISNLERMVQDIEFTQIEMKVIEGLKIGNECLNKMHQVMSIEEVERIIGETQDAVEYQRQIDELLAGSLTEEDEDAILEELNAITQEQLELPEVPSEPLPEKIPEVSPIKNRPKPELVAAS; this is encoded by the exons ATGGGGAACCTGTTCGGGCGGAAACGGCGGAGCCGCGTCACGGAGCAGGACCGGGCCGTGCTG CAACTGAAGCAGCAGCGGGACAAGCTCCGGCAGTACCAGAAGCGGctgagcctggggctggagCGGGAGCGGGCGCTGGCCCGGCAGCTGCTCCGGGACGGCAAAAAAGa GAAAGCCATGCTCCTACTGAAGAAGAAACGGTACCAGGAGCAGCTTCTGGATAAAACAGAGAACCAGATCAGCAACCTGGAGCGGATG GTCCAGGACATTGAATTCACCCAGATTGAAATGAAGGTCATTGAGGGCCTGAAAATAGGCAACGAGTGTCTGAACAAAATGCACCAG GTTATGTCCATAGAAGAAGTGGAAAGGATAATAGGAGAAACCCAGGATGCTGTGGAGTACCAGAGG CAAATAGAcgagctcctggctggcagccTGACTGAGGAGGATGAAGATGCCATTTTAGAAGAATTAAATGCTATTACTCAG GAACAGTTGGAGCTTCCAGAAGTTCCTTCGGAGCCACTCCCGGAGAAGATCCCAG AAGTGTCACCCATCAAGAACAGGCCAAAGCCAGAGCTGGTGGCAGCATCTTaa